The following proteins are co-located in the Eleginops maclovinus isolate JMC-PN-2008 ecotype Puerto Natales chromosome 23, JC_Emac_rtc_rv5, whole genome shotgun sequence genome:
- the si:ch211-153b23.4 gene encoding uncharacterized protein si:ch211-153b23.4, with protein MAHPHSLHESVGILGISGGSLLLLVNNYASSPVKDFIPHTAFGILLLIIAVLLAYAGICRSLSHAQLFSSVCLTVSALWCGSGLVHILVGQGVLQPSELRASLVPGLAAFTLALLIIGCVAIAVKKPVLFLIAFGISLACAHQIAGLFAAGFGQSATAANYLLVCLVGVYFGFGRLLSTITHGKVEPPGTGLKKKAELETEQNQCSDAVSVCLVMNLLSASVLACPLLGVVPRLFVGHVPWLWTAGVFQLGMCVLFYRAMDTLAATFYGFTAILKFAEGYSALLSFYSIQPLSPVPFPAVFSVLFSILAVFSCQKSLMEGIYQLFFVAYCIAIAAQPQGFFQGGTQGVQGAIFVISAGMLLITTFNMVSATKIPTGQGCFKALVARIQGLSLRAHDKELHAPHLGYSKYADAEVLGHACSVLAAFAITATVGDRNPLSVLVLPWVVVAGGGLQLLCGSVAFARGKTFESTVFTLYGVMWAVWGLTRYGGLYGDTRGFQVAVGIMCFMLFNCLVTVAALFLNVAWFAYAFTFQLILISFLLDAVGALPYGYDIGVTIIFGLVSFYCFLAHIFNSTFQAPQMPLGKPLVKLSGVGGGADVCPHVPARKASSVQQIAEIMKNGGICGMPTDTVYVLVAACNRPDAVIKAYNVKKQAQDRPMSLWISSIKQLEPVRHLLSPLLLDFMEAAWPSSISMVIPRGPWMDTFGLGDAAKHIGTPQSIAIRNPDCSVATHLINMVGPIAVTSANPTGEADTTHHNQVYAKLGKKVDGVLCDGPSPENIASTVVDCTKIETGYIGFFRVGLIPKSKVFQIFEEVQMRHGHGQINPAFENEVHPSDIKRDKS; from the exons ATGGCTCACCCGCACTCTCTGCATGAGTCCGTCGGCATACTGGGCATCTCTGGAG GATCTCTCCTGCTTTTGGTGAACAACTATGCCAGCTCGCCTGTTAAAGACTTCATCCCCCATACTGCGTTTGGGATTCTGCTCCTCATCATTGCAGTCCTCTTAGCTTATGCAG GGATCTGTCGCAGTCTGTCCCACGCCCAACTGTTTTCATcggtctgtctgactgtctctGCCCTGTGGTGTGGGTCAGGTCTGGTGCACATCCTTGTGGggcagggggtgctgcagccCTCAGAACTGAGAGCCTCTCTGGTCCCAGGCCTGGCAGCATTCACCTTAGCTCTGCTCATCATAGGTTGTGTGGCAATAGCAGTAAAGAAACCAGTTCTTTTCCTCATAGCTTTCGGCATTAGCTTAGCATGTGCCCATCAAATTGCTGGGTTGTTTGCTGCAGGTTTTGGTCAGTCTGCAACAGCTGCTAACTACCTTCTTGTCTGTCTGGTTGGTGTTTACTTTGGTTTTGGACGTCTGCTGTCCACCATCACTCATGGTAAAGTTGAGCCTCCGGGAACGGGCCTCAAGAAAAAGGCTGAGCTGGAAACCGAGCAGAACCAGTGTAGTGATGCAGTGTCAGTTTGTTTGGTGATGAACTTGCTCTCCGCCTCAGTGTTAGCCTGTCCTCTGTTAGGCGTGGTACCCCGGCTCTTCGTTGGTCATGTACCCTGGCTGTGGACTGCTGGAGTATTTCAACTTGGCATGTGTGTCCTCTTCTACAGAGCCATGGACACACTGGCTGCCACTTTTTACGGCTTCACTGCTATTCTGAAATTTGCAGAGGGTTACAGTGCTCTTCTATCATTCTATTCAATTCAGCCTTTATCCCCTGTTCCCTTCCCTGCTGTCTTCTCTGTGCTCTTCTCCATCCTGGCTGTGTTCAGCTGTCAGAAGAGCCTGATGGAGGGGATCTACCAGTTATTCTTTGTAGCTTATTGTATCGCCATCGCAGCCCAGCCTCAAGGCTTCTTCCAAGGAGGCACACAGGGTGTACAGGGAGCTATATTTGTAATCTCTGCCGGCATGCTTTTAATTACCACATTCAATATGGTCTCCGCTACAAAGATCCCCACAGGACAGGGCTGTTTCAAGGCCTTAGTAGCCAGGATACAGGGCCTCAGTCTCAGAGCCCATGATAAAGAGCTACATGCACCTCACCTGGGTTACTCCAAGTATGCTGATGCAGAGGTGTTAGGCCACGCCTGCAGTGTGCTGGCTGCTTTTGCCATCACTGCCACAGTTGGTGACAGAAATCCTCTGTCTGTACTGGTTCTGCCCTGGGTGGTGGTGGCTGGCGGCGGACTCCAGCTGCTATGTGGCTCAGTAGCTTTTGCCCGAGGTAAAACCTTTGAGAGCACAGTTTTTACTCTATACGGGGTGATGTGGGCAGTGTGGGGGTTGACCCGATACGGCGGCCTCTACGGTGACACCAGAGGCTTCCAAGTGGCTGTCGGGATCATGTGCTTCATGCTGTTTAATTGTTTAGTGACGGTTGCTGCGTTGTTTCTAAATGTTGCCTGGTTTGCTTATGCCTTCACCTTCCAGCTCATCCTTATAAGCTTCTTGCTGGATGCAGTAGGTGCACTGCCTTATGGTTATGACATCGGAGTCACCATCATCTTCGGTCTGGTcagtttttattgtttcctGGCACACATTTTCAACAGCACCTTCCAGGCCCCCCAGATGCCCTTAGGAAAACCTTTAGTGAAGCTAAGTGGGGTTGGAGGAGGCGCAGATGTCTGTCCGCATGTACCAGCCCGCAAGGCCTCATCCGTCCAACAGATTGCTG AAATCATGAAAAATGGCGGCATATGTGGAATGCCTACTGACACCGTCTACGTGCTGGTGGCAGCTTGCAACAGGCCAGACGCAGTCATCAAAGCTTATAA CGTGAAGAAGCAGGCACAGGACCGGCCCATGTCATTGTGGATCTCCTCCATCAAGCAGCTGGAGCCGGTGCGACACCTGCTGAGCCCTCTGCTGCTGGACTTCATGGAGGCTGCATGGCCTTCCTCAATCAGCATGGTCATACCCAGAG GCCCATGGATGGACACTTTTGGTTTAGGAGATGCTGCCAAACACATAGGGACTCCACAAAGTATTGCCATCAGAAATCCGGACTGCTCTGTGGCCACACACCTCATTAATATG GTGGGGCCCATCGCTGTAACCTCAGCCAACCCTACAGGTGAGGCAGACACGACTCACCACAACCAAGTTTACGCCAAGCTGGGCAAAAAG GTTGATGGAGTGTTGTGTGATGGACCCTCCCCAGAAAACATTGCCTCTACTGTGGTCGACTGCACTAAGATCGAGACAGGATATATTGGTTTCTTCAGAGTGGGTCTCATTCCTAAATCTAAG GTTTTTCAAATCTTTGAGGAGGTTCAGATGCGGCACGGACATGGGCAGATAAACCCTGCTTTCGAAAATGAAGTGCATCCGTCTGATATAAAAAGGGACAAAAGTTAA
- the si:ch211-153b23.5 gene encoding glutamine amidotransferase-like class 1 domain-containing protein 3, mitochondrial, which produces MAKRVAVILSGCGVYDGTEVHEASAVLIHLSRAGAKVQMFAPNTDQMHVVNHCDGKPTEEKRNVLQESARIARGDVTDLAKLEVSAFDAIIIPGGFGVAKNLSDWAVKNKDCTVLPYLEKVLKAFHKAGKPMGMCCISPVLAAKILPGCELTVGQDKECEKWPYAQTAGAMKGMGCKHVNTDVEKAHVDVKNKLVTTSAFMCNAPIHNVFDGIGVMVKETLKLA; this is translated from the exons ATGGCAAAGCGTGTTGCAGTTATTCTCTCAGGCTGCGGAGTCTATGATGGCACAGAGGTCCACGAGGCCTCCGCTGTCCTCATCCATCTGAGTCGAGCTGGAGCTAAA gtGCAGATGTTTGCTCCGAACACAGATCAGATGCATGTTGTCAACCACTGTGATGGTAAAcccacagaggagaaaagaaacGTCCTGCAGGAAAGTGCTCGCATCGCCCGAGGTGACGTGACTGATCTGGCCAAGTTGGAAGTTTCAGCCTTCGATGCCATCATCATCCCAG GGGGCTTTGGTGTGGCGAAAAACCTGAGTGACTGGGCAGTGAAAAACAAGGACTGCACCGTGCTGCCATATCTGGAGAAGGTCCTCAAGGCTTTCCACAAGGCCGGAAAGCCGATGGGCATGTGCTGCATCTCCCCCGTCCTCGCTGCTAAAATCCTTCCTGGCTGTGAGCTCACTGTGGGACAGGACAAAGAGTGTGAAAA gTGGCCATACGCTCAAACCGCAGGCGCTATGAAGGGCATGGGCTGCAAACACGTCAACACAGATGTGGAGAAAGCTCACGTTGATGTTAAAAACAAGCTGGTCACCACCTCTGCATTCATGTGCAATGCTCCCATTCATAATGTTTTTGATGGAATAGGGGTCATGGTTAAAGAGACCCTGAAACTGGCCTAG
- the si:ch211-153b23.7 gene encoding uncharacterized protein si:ch211-153b23.7 produces the protein MKILKPLIMDGDVLSLSSTSSLSSSAASGTQKVTPPKSYSSLPQSQQDHKSTEELWTRDVSPVGGRLLSTEEQVTLITESMTVTSTDQEKLQLLNKNTELRRVNKELMKLNEDWDQVYRSATLGLQHRLEASELENTAIKQLNGRLLLKVEHQQSAKEYYEQALMQELKKNQELHEYIRLLENRMHHPDRVGPPAPQGSLSAVIRPITDPPGCPDLSPSHVSGYSPSSSLFHPSSSPEAGRQGKSQKSTTPLGGSKQEIQALKEQLEALQCQTQIYEAEYQTEHNDHKHTLQENRRLRRKREETRQQVALLQEQLKVYEDDFRRERSDKQMLQRLLLKKTPPNKDPVLVHRCNNEQQPPGGDTRTQSGEKRNQHHPLCPKHPNRDNESA, from the exons ATGaagattttaaaacctttgaTCATGGATGGAGATGTGTTGTCGTTGTCTTCTACCTCGTCATTATCTTCCTCAGCAGCGTCCGGGACACAGAAAGTTACTCCACCAAAGAGCTACAGCAGCCTCCCTCAGAGCCAACAGGATCACAAATCAACTGAAGAATTATG GACGAGGGATGTGAGTCCAGTGGGTGGCAGGCTGCTGTCCACCGAGGAGCAGGTCACTCTGATAACTGAGAGCATGACTGTCACCTCCACTGACCAGGAGAAACTGCAGCTGCTCAACAAGAACACTGAGCTCCGCAGAGTCAACAAAGAG CTGATGAAGCTCAATGAGGACTGGGACCAGGTGTACCGCAGTGCCACGCTGGGTCTACAGCACAGACTGGAGGCGTCAGAGCTTGAGAACACTGCCATCAAACAGCTCAATGGCAGACTGCTGCTCAAAGTCGAACACCAGCAG AGCGCAAAGGAATACTATGAGCAGGCATTGATGCAGGAGCTGAAAAAGAACCAGGAGCTGCATGAATACATCAGATTGTTGGAAAATAGGATGCACCACCCAGACAGAGTCGGACCTCCTGCCCCACAG GGCAGCTTAAGTGCTGTGATACGCCCCATCACTGATCCTCCTGGATGTCCGGACCTGTCACCCAGTCACGTCTCCGGGTACAGCCCCTCATCGTCCTTATTCCATCCTTCTTCCAGCCCAGAAGCCGGGCGGCAGGGAAAAAGCCAGAAAAGTACTACCCCACTTGGAGGCTCCAAGCAAGAAATACAGGCTCTAAAAGAGCAGCTGGAGGCACTGCAATGTCAG ACCCAGATTTATGAAGCAGAGTATCAGACGGAGCATAATGACCACaagcacacactgcaggagaaccgcaggctgaggaggaagagggaggagacgCGCCAACAGGTGGCACTGCTGCAGGAGCAG CTCAAGGTCTATGAGGATGACTTCCGAAGGGAGCGCTCTGACAAACAGATGCTGCAGCGACTGCTGCTGAAGAAAACGCCTCCGAACAAGGACCCCGTGCTAGTCCACCGCTGCAATAATGAGCAGCAGCCACCAGGAGGAGACACGAGGACACAGAGTGGAGAGAAGAGAAACCAGCACCACCCACTTTGCCCCAAACACCCAAACAGGGACAATGAGTCAGCCTGA
- the zgc:174917 gene encoding phytanoyl-CoA dioxygenase domain-containing protein 1: protein MTSSTNKLQEVYNQQGFLAALPVLNETQLREAKRTFSELEKELGEEYTQYSLHNVHIQYPWVWDLTQHPQILQVVKAILGPDVILLDSRFICKYPTLKPDIQKNEGGNYEHPYVAWHQDMRYWGIAGGPVLSVWLALDDSLQENGALQVIPGSHCAGMLTHRQAIRPGNMLSVNQEIPEELLQTDEAVFCPLLAGQMSIHDGLLVHASDANTSQRRRCGFVIRYVPTCAYPTHDPDRPRKFAATMLACGTDRFNHFTT from the exons ATGACTTCATCCACCAATAAACTACAGGAGGTCTACAACCAGCAGGGCTTCCTCGCTGCGCTGCCAGTGCTGAATGAGACTCAGCTGAGGGAGGCCAAGCGCACCTTTTCTGAGCTGGAGAAGGAACTTG GTGAAGAGTACACTCAGTACAGCCTGCACAATGTTCACATTCAGTATCCCTGGGTGTGGGACCTGACCCAACACCCTCAAATCCTGCAAGTGGTCAAAGCCATCCTGGGCCCTGACGTCATCCTGCTGGACTCCCGCTTCATCTGTAAATACCCAACACTCAAACCTGACATTCAGAAGAATGAAGGCGGAAACTATGAACATCCATATGTGGCCTGGCATCAGGACATGAG gTATTGGGGTATCGCTGGTGgccctgttctctctgtgtggcTGGCTTTAGATGACTCACTGCAGGAGAACGGCGCCCTCCAGGTCATCCCAG GTAGTCACTGTGCCGGCATGTTAACCCATCGCCAGGCCATCCGTCCTGGAAACATGCTGTCAGTCAACCAGGAGATCCCAGAGGAGCTGTTGCAGACTGATGAGGCTGTGTTCTGCCCTCTGTTAGCTGGGCAGATGTCT ATTCATGATGGACTCCTGGTCCATGCCAGTGATGCCAACACATCCCAGAGGAGGCGCTGTGGGTTTGTGATCCGTTATGTTCCCACCTGTGCGTATCCCACCCAT GATCCTGATCGTCCCAGGAAATTTGCTGCAACAATGTTGGCCTGCGGAACGGATCGCTTCAATCATTTCACCACATGA